The Candidatus Campbellbacteria bacterium region CCAAAAATTAAAAGACAATCTTTCTTCTGAAGAACAAAGAGATTTAGAAAATGCCATCAATAACTCTCTTGGGCAGTCTGGGGAGGAGGGGCAGGGTGAAAGTAAAAATATCACACCAGTTCCCCTTGACTCATTGTCAGAAGAATTAAAACAAAAAATAAGAGAATACATTGAGTCATTGCCCGAAGGCGAAAGAAGAGAGATTGAAGAAAGGGCAAGACAAGCCATAAAGGAATTTAATGATGCTTTAAATAAAGAGCTGGAGGGTAAGTTAACCAAAAATCCAGAAGAGATAGAGGCTGAACAAAAAGAACAGCAAGCACAAGCACAAGAAACCCAAGAACAAGCAGAAGAGCAAGAACAACAGCAGGGACAGGGAGGAGTACAAGGACAACAGCAGGGGCAAGGACAGGAACAGCAAGAACAGCAAGAGCAAGTGCAAATATATGATGACACCGAAGGCGAACCATCCGAAAACAATGCTGCTAACCAAGAACCAGAAAAACACACTACCAGAAGGTGGAGAGAACATTTTCGCCAAGATTTTCATGAGGATATGAATGCATATAGAGAATATCGCCAAAATTTATTAGCACTTATTAATAAAACAAAAAATGATTTTAAGCGCATATTGATACCACAAAAGAGTACTTGGCAAGAGGGGCATAAGGTAGGAGGTAGAATCAATATCGGTCGACGCATTCAAGAAAAAGCAAAGGGTATTTCGGTAGTGGAAAGCAAGGCGTGGCAAAGAAGAGAACATCCAAAAAAAAATAGATATGCAATCTCTCTGCTGGTTGATTTGTCAGGCTCTATGTGGGGAAGAAGTATCGAAGAAACCTTTAAATCAGTTATTGTGCTTGTTAATGTCTTGAACAGCTTGGGAATTAATACAGAAGTGCTTGGTTTTAATGATGAATTGAGTGAATATCAAAATTTTGGACAGCCAATGTCAGAAGAGGTAAGAGAAAAAATAAGCGGAATGATTCAAGCAGCTGACGGAGGAACTAATGTTTATCGTGCAACAGATATTGCTTTGGAACGGCTCTCAAAACAAAGAGAAGAACAAAAGATGTTGATAACTCTCAGCGACGTTGAATTATCTGAACTACAGGATCTTGTAGAAGAAAAAGAGAAAACGCTTAAAAACACAAATATTACCCACATAGATATTGGTACGGTTGATGGCAAGACCGTTGGGGAAATTATAGAAAACATAAAAAAATTGATTGAGAAAGAAAAGACAACATAAGTATGATATTATTAATATATCTATGGAAACCTTAGACACAGAAAAACTTCAGACCTTTATTTCTGCTATTCCATTAGTATCAAGAGAAGTTGGGTTGATTATCGCAGAAAACATGAAGGAGATGGATGGGTATTCTAATATTTTGGAAATGAATGGCATGACCAAATTGTCATCTTTTTTGGAATACAAAAATGTTAATAATGGCTATTATATTGTTGTTAACGAAGACAATTTCAAACAAACATACGACTTTGTGTGTCAGTACCCATCAACGATAATTTCTTTGTTTGATCCTAAAACCGCAGAAACTATCGTAATACATCCCAATTACACACATCCAGTAATAGTTCTTATTGAAAAAGATGACTTGAACACAGTGCTGAAAAATTTTGATTTGTTTGGTCGAGTGGGTCTGGTTTATAGACCTAAGAACTTTTTGCAATAATTATGAAAATTATTAGGTCACAAGAAAAATTGGCTAAGGCAAGAAATGAAGTATCGGAAGCATCAACGCCAACAAAAAATCCGACATTGGGAAACTTGGATGGATTTAAAGAAGTGAGAGCAAGGTTAAGAGGTACCCCTGTAGAAGAAATGCTCACAAGCGTCTCTTACAGTGGTGTAAAGTTAGAAAAAGCTAAAGACCAAACAGGCGTTTGGGTCCCAAGGCGAGAAGAGTTTAAATTTTATGTTAATAGCAATCATTCTCTAAGATTACAAAAAGATATTGCTACAGCTTGGAGGTTAAGGCAGTCTATGCTTATTGAAGCAGGGACATCTTATGGAAAAACTACAACTATTGAAAAAATGTGTGCCGAACTTGGGTATGAATATCACTATGTAAATCTCCATGAACAAATAGATGTAGAAAATTTCATGGGTCGTTATATCCCCAACATAAATCGTAAAACAGAAAATGATCCAGAATATGTGTTTAAGTATGGACCTGTTTCAAGGGGTTTGATACAGGAAGAAGGCAAGGTGAAAGTGATAGTGCTTGACGAAATAAACACCGTAGAAGGTGGGGTTTTAAAAAGATTAAATGAAGTGCTTAATGCTGTTGAACGAAGCGGAACAGTAACTCTTACTGAAGATTCCTCAGAACAAATCCATGTCGACCGAGAAA contains the following coding sequences:
- a CDS encoding VWA domain-containing protein; this encodes MEKPKFRGADRRGTSILESSREKEILKNFSPEEAKIIKDRKSVLSALGYFIGKNFSMPIVLGLPSESNPSGWHWGKANGESYIQINAKDLLEKPMDYLRYLISHEGGHERVSRVGFIPPEEWKQPGFALMMNSIEDPRMNNFVAEAYPPIRGLMHKVYKEEFGSEKKGEELAKQTLGFQPLHAQASSEYIKQWMRQEKGRDFKIDGGLPKEVKDVVRKTLSSAARSWRLFPTKDMADGKEYDELGSTGEESIVQHARASYEVNKNEIWPEFRKLIAQDIEDQKIQETIQDMKNQKGHGQEQAEEQEQQQGQGGGQGQQQEQEQQQGQGGGQGQQQEQEQQQGQGGGQGQQQEQEQQQGQGGEGQQQEQGGACAGGQSPSIPQKLKDNLSSEEQRDLENAINNSLGQSGEEGQGESKNITPVPLDSLSEELKQKIREYIESLPEGERREIEERARQAIKEFNDALNKELEGKLTKNPEEIEAEQKEQQAQAQETQEQAEEQEQQQGQGGVQGQQQGQGQEQQEQQEQVQIYDDTEGEPSENNAANQEPEKHTTRRWREHFRQDFHEDMNAYREYRQNLLALINKTKNDFKRILIPQKSTWQEGHKVGGRINIGRRIQEKAKGISVVESKAWQRREHPKKNRYAISLLVDLSGSMWGRSIEETFKSVIVLVNVLNSLGINTEVLGFNDELSEYQNFGQPMSEEVREKISGMIQAADGGTNVYRATDIALERLSKQREEQKMLITLSDVELSELQDLVEEKEKTLKNTNITHIDIGTVDGKTVGEIIENIKKLIEKEKTT